From a region of the Toxotes jaculatrix isolate fToxJac2 chromosome 7, fToxJac2.pri, whole genome shotgun sequence genome:
- the LOC121184564 gene encoding nuclear factor 7, brain-like: MAERALVESFLNCHVCSETFRDPVSLSCNHSFCSSCLQKFWEQAENKNCPICKRRSSKDSPSINFSLKELADTFAKRQNNASPETEGEKENEKEKVVCDKHPDVPYWFCEDEDRAVCPVCEFSLHHSHKVVPIEQAVSDLKEQLKSDLKSLQDKRSKYKQVEKTYNEMIQHSKKQLLSTERQIRAGFTKLQQILKEEEESRLAALREEEEQKGKSISREMKMIEEQISSLSDSISAVEEELKKDNVSFLSSYKPTQTRARAQSSLSDPQLVSGGLIDVAKHLGNLSFRVWEKMKEKVHFSPVILDPNTANPWLYLSDDLTSVRQGDTKQQLPDNPERHTNYTTVLGSEGFSSGKHSWEVEVGDHPEWNVGWVKESVERKEERFISPKYGVWCLSHVSGKYTNGVGQTVTVNKSLQRIRVQLDYDRGEVSFYNAEDMTHIYTYRDTSTDRLFPCFNIGSAGDAKTTDLKLHDAKRSLVVV, translated from the coding sequence ATGGCAGAGAGAGCTCTTGTTGAAAGTTTCCTGAACTGCCACGTGTGTTCAGAGACTTTCAGAGATCCTGTGTCTCTGAGCTGCAACCACAGCTTCTGTTCAAGCTGTCTGCAAAAATTCTGGGAgcaagctgaaaacaaaaactgtcccATTTGTAAAAGAAGGTCTTCAAAGGATAGTCCATCCATAAACTTTTCTCTCAAAGAACTAGCCGACACCTTTGCTAAAAGACAGAATAATGCTTCACCTGagactgaaggagaaaaagagaatgagaaGGAGAAGGTGGTGTGTGATAAGCACCCAGATGTCCCTTATTGGTTCTGTGAGGATgaagacagagctgtgtgtcctgtctgtgAGTTTTCCCTCCACCACAGTCACAAGGTGGTTCCTATAGAACAAGCAGTCAGTGACctgaaggagcagctgaaaTCTGACTTGAAGTCTCTACAGGACAAGAGGAGCAAATACAAACAAGTGGAGAAAACATACAATGAAATGATTCAACACTCcaagaagcagctgctgtccacagagagacagatcagaGCAGGGTTCACCAAGCTCCAGCAGAtcctgaaagaggaagaggagtccAGACTGGCAgctctgagggaggaagaggagcagaaggggaagagcatcagcagagagatgaagatgatTGAGGAGCAgatctcctctctgtcagacaGTATCTCTGCTGTTGAAGAAGAGCTGAAGAAAGACAACGTGTCCTTCCTCAGCAGCTATAAACCCACTCAGACCAGAGCCAGAGCCCAGAGCTCACTGTCAGATCCACAGCTGGTCTCAGGAGGACTGATAGATGTGGCCAAACACCTGGGCAACCTGTCCTTCAGAGTCTgggagaagatgaaggagaaggtCCACTTCAGTCCTGTCATTCTGGACCCAAACACAGCAAACCCCTGGCTCTATCTGTCTGATGATCTGACCAGtgtgagacagggagacacaaagcagcagctccCTGACAATCCAGAGAGACACACTAATTATACCACTGTTCTGGGCTCTGAGGGCTTCAGCTCAGGGAAACACagctgggaggtggaggtgggagaccaCCCTGAGTGGAATGTGGGTTGGGTTAAAGAGTCAGttgaaaggaaggaggagagattTATTTCACCAAAATATGGAGTCTGGTGTTTATCACATGTCAGTGGAAAATACACCAATGGTGTTGGTCAGACTGTCACAGTGAACAAGAGTCTCCAAAGGATCAGAGTCCAGCTGGACTATGACAGGGGGGAGGTGTCCTTCTACAATGCTGAAGACATGACTCACATCTACACTTACAGAGACACGTCCACTGACAGACTCTTCCCATGTTTCAACATTGGTTCAGCTGGTGATGCTAAAACCACTGATCTCAAACTACATGATGCAAAACGTTCCTTGGTTGTTgtataa
- the si:dkey-174n20.1 gene encoding retinol dehydrogenase 14 gives MYFLYTIIASLVSFFILKWMKKRRYCTDLKRLDGKTVLITGGNSGIGKETAVALAMRGARVIIACRDLDKAEKAVREIKFKSHSLNVLHMEVDLANLRSVREFCKSFLQREKRLDILINNAGMPSVLDWTDDGFSMCFGVNHLGHFLLTNLLLPRLKECAPSRVVTLTCSTYKYQKLDFQDLNYNLLPFFTYCRSKLANIYFSQELARVTEGKEVTSYAVHPGFVQSAWTCHYSFLFRMLMQVIMWMFFVPCEIGAQTVIYCAVSDEAAKHSGGYFVDCRPSILRPFARDAGVAKKLWEASERLVKLA, from the exons ATGTATTTTCTCTACACAATTATCGCGtctttagtttcttttttcattttgaaatggaTGAAAAAGAGGAGGTATTGCACCGATCTGAAAAGACTAGATGGCAAAACAGTTCTTATTACAG gtGGGAATTCTGGCATTGGCAAGGAGACAGCTGTTGCCCTGGCAATGAGAGGTGCCCGTGTCATCATTGCTTGCAGAGACCTGGACAAGGCTGAGAAGGCTGTGAGGGAGATCAAGTTCAAGAGTCACAGTCTTAATGTCCTTCACATGGAGGTGGATCTGGCCAACCTGCGCTCTGTACGGGAATTCTGTAAGAGCTTccttcagagagagaagaggcttGACATCCTTATCAATAATGCAG GCATGCCTAGTGTCCTCGACTGGACCGACGACGGCTTCAGCATGTGTTTTGGGGTCAACCATTTAGGCCACTTCCTCCTCACCAATCTGCTTCTGCCTCGCCTGAAGGAATGTGCCCCCAGCCGTGTTGTCACCCTCACATGCTCCACCTACAAATACCAGAAGCTGGACTTCCAGGACCTCAACTACAACCTGCTGCCTTTCTTCACGTACTGCCGCAGCAAGCTGGCCAACATCTACTTTAGTCAGGAACTGGCCCGCGTCACAGAAGGGAAAGAAGTGACCTCCTATGCTGTGCACCCTG GTTTTGTCCAAAGTGCGTGGACTTGCCACTACTCCTTTCTGTTCCGGATGCTGATGCAGGTGATCATGTGGATGTTTTTTGTGCCATGTGAGATTGGGGCTCAGACTGTCATCTATTGTGCTGTGTCAGATGAAGCTGCCAAACACAGTGGGGGTTACTTTGTAGACTGCCGACCTTCCATTCTGCGTCCTTTCGCAAGAGATGCTGGTGTGGCAAAGAAACTGTGGGAGGCCAGTGAGAGACTGGTCAAACTGGCCTGA
- the LOC121184565 gene encoding nuclear factor 7, brain-like translates to MAERALVESFLSCHVCSETFRDPVSLSCNHSFCSSCLQKFWEEAKNKNCPICKRKSSKDSPSINFSLKELADTFAKSQNNASPETEGEKENEKEKVVCDKHPDVPYWFCEDEDRAVCPVCEFSLHHGHKLVPTEQAVSDLKEQLKSDLKSLQDKRSKYKQVEKTYNEMIQHSKKQLLSTERQIRAEFTKLQQILKEEEESRLAALREEEEQKGKSISREMKMIEEQISSLSDSISAVEEELKKDNVSFLSSYKPTQTRARAQSSLSDPQLVSGGLIDVAKHLGNLSFRVCETIKEKVHFSPVILDPNTASPCLYLSDDLTSVGNGDKKQQLPDNPERHTKYATVLGSEGFSSGKHSWEVEVGDHPAWTVGWVKESVERKGERYASPEHGFWCLWHGSGKYTNGVGETITVKKSLQRIRVQLDYDRGEVSFYNAEDMTHIYTYRDTFTERLFPCFNIGSAGEAKTTDLRLHDAKRSLVVV, encoded by the coding sequence ATGGCAGAGAGAGCTCTTGTTGAAAGTTTCCTGAGTTGCCATGTATGTTCAGAGACTTTCAGAGATCCTGTGTCTCTGAGCTGCAACCACAGCTTCTGTTCAAGCTGTCTGCAAAAATTCTGGGAagaagctaaaaacaaaaactgtcccATTTGTAAAAGAAAGTCTTCAAAGGATAGTCCATCCATAAACTTTTCTCTCAAAGAACTAGCCGACACTTTTGCTAAAAGTCAGAATAATGCTTCACCTGagactgaaggagaaaaagagaatgaaaaggaGAAGGTGGTGTGTGATAAGCATCCAGATGTCCCTTATTGGTTCTGTGAGGATgaagacagagctgtgtgtccCGTCTGTGAGTTTTCTCTCCACCACGGTCACAAGCTGGTTCCTACAGAACAAGCAGTCAGTGACctgaaggagcagctgaaaTCTGACTTGAAGTCTCTACAGGACAAGAGGAGCAAATACAAACAAGTGGAGAAAACATACAATGAAATGATTCAACACTCcaagaagcagctgctgtccacagagagacagatcagaGCAGAGTTCACCAAGCTCCAGCAGAtcctgaaagaggaagaggagtccAGACTGGCAgctctgagggaggaagaggagcagaaggggaagagcatcagcagagagatgaagatgatTGAGGAGCAgatctcctctctgtcagacaGTATCTCTGCTGTTGAAGAAGAGCTGAAGAAAGACAACGTGTCCTTCCTCAGCAGCTATAAACCCACTCAGACCAGAGCCAGAGCCCAGAGCTCACTGTCAGATCCACAGCTGGTCTCAGGAGGACTGATAGATGTGGCCAAACACCTGGGCAACCTGTCCTTCAGAGTCTGCGAGACAATAAAGGAGAAGGTCCACTTCAGTCCTGTCATTCTGGACCCAAACACAGCAAGCCcctgtctctatctgtctgaTGATCTGACCAGTGTGGGAAATGGAGACAAGAAGCAGCAGCTCCCTGACAATCCAGAGAGACACACTAAGTATGCCACTGTTCTGGGCTCTGAGGGCTTCAGCTCAGGGAAACACagctgggaggtggaggtgggagaccaTCCTGCATGGACTGTGGGTTGGGTTAAAGAGTCAGTTGAAAGGAAAGGAGAACGATATGCTTCGCCAGAACATGGATTCTGGTGTTTATGGCACGGCAGTGGAAAATACACCAATGGTGTTGGTGAGACTATCACAGTGAAGAAGAGTCTCCAGAGGATCAGAGTCCAGTTGGACTATGACAGGGGGGAGGTGTCCTTCTACAATGCTGAGGATATGACTCACATCTACACTTACAGAGACACTTTCACTGAGAGACTCTTCCCATGTTTCAATATTGGTTCAGCTGGTGAAGCCAAAACCACTGATCTCAGACTACATGATGCAAAACGTTCCTTGGTTGTTgtataa